In the genome of Chiroxiphia lanceolata isolate bChiLan1 chromosome 5, bChiLan1.pri, whole genome shotgun sequence, the window GCTAGAGATAACAGTTCTTCTCTCCATTCACTATATAAACAGTCTAATGCACATTAGGTCAAACTCTCAACTAGCACCTAGTTAACTGATACAATACAAATGGACCTTCATCTCAGATTAGTTTCCATCATAATCATGAATCAAGAACCACCATTTTGTTCCCAACTTCTGGCTTTATCCTGTCATTCACTCTCCTTTATATCTCATGTTgtcagaaatacaaagaaacaaagtacCTAGATTAAAGTTGCCACTACAGGCTTTTATCAGATCAGCTGAAGTTGACTACCACCAGTCTCAATAAACTACAGTTGACAAGAATGAAACATTTAGCAGCATCACTTATCTTTACCTACCTTGCCCCTTCTGTTACCAAGTCCTGCTTCACCACTGGCTAAGATCAAGGTATTTTTCCATCAACCTTCTTCCCTTGGCAGTGGCTTTTATTTAAGTTTATAAGTTgacactgtgtctcacctaaaaaatccactgcgcaggctcgaagggtaaaaagacccttcccaaatcttcgttcgcgaagactggccatactattATAAGTTGACAAAATACTTGCCTGATTTTaagttgtgttttttgtttggttggttttggttttttggggtttttgtttgtttttttttttaaacaagggGTTTTGAGAAAGATCACTGACTCAAGCCTAAACATACATTCAACTTATATTCTTCAGATATTCCCATACTGGGAAAAAGTAAGAATTTCAAGCTCCATAGACATATGTTCCCTTCCTTCTCAGCACTAAGATGTCAGTAAGGACCTTACCTCAGCGTGGTTCTTCATGTAGCAGGATTTGCAGACTGGCTTGTCATTCACCACTACATAGATCTCCCCAGCCAAAACACAGTCACAATCAAAACAGCAGAAGTGTTTCAGATGCCAGCTTTGACCTTCCGCCTGAGTATATTCATTGCTGAATATTAGCTATGAGGAAGATATAAACAGATACATTCATTTGAACAGGATCTCTTTTACTATATCTAGCCTCAGGATGTTTTGTAATTTTCAAGGAACTCCCGGTGGTTCCAGCATTGTTTGTTTCCCAAAAGCCTCCATGCCGTTCACTAAGAGCCCGCAGCTGCCAGCGGGTCCAGGCGGACTGTTTCCTGTGTGCTGCCCAGAGTCGGTTCGCCCCCTAGTGCCCCTCATGAGCAAAGAACTGCACAATAGGACTTGCTGGAAGcatttcccctcacatttccaCATCCTATGTCCCTGTAGACCGTGCAAAATCCCCACCGAATCCAAAGCAAACTATGGATCTTCCTAAATGTCCAGTATCCGTATCAGTTTCGGTTGTTTGCAACTACTATCAGCTAAGGCTAGTGAAGGCATATCCTCTCCCTGCACTGAAATGTTTTACTAAAAACATTAATCACTTCCCAGGGGAACAAACTTGTGCCCTACAAGAAAAGACTAGAATATTTCCTACCTCATCACATCCAGCACAGCGGGGTTTCTCACTATCACAATAATGTCTTCCACAGTACAGGTTACCATTCTTCCAGAAATAGATCATGTCTACTAGAAGTTCACTGCAGGTGCAACAGACAAAACAAGCTGGGTGCCACAATTTGTCATATCCAGCACGTTCTGCATAGACAGCTGGGTCACCTTCTTTCATGTTCAGTTTGCAGTGATAGCAGGACTGGAAAGAGGTTATTACCAAGTTAATTACGTCTTTGAGATGTACATTTATAGAAATTACATATTatcaatatatttaataaactCCACCTTCCCAGACTGAAATTAAAGTATTAGTTTACTCCCATGATCAGACAGTAGTGGTACAGGATGCCATATTTCAGGTTTAACTAAGCAATTCAAGATGATGCACATTCTACTGGCATGGCATTAGAGCTGCTTAAAAGGATATTGTATTTTGCCATATTCATATTCTGCAATTACAGTCcggtgtttaaaaaaacccaacaggcAATTAAAATTCATGTTATGCTCTATTAGTCTTACATACTCAAGAAGAAGGAGAGAATAATGAGCCTCCATCAAAGTTAACCAACTAGACCATGACTAGCACACATGACAGGAAAATTGCTGTACTTATACATCATGAGCAGATCAAGCCCTACCTGCATCActggtgaagaaaaaaacctgtgaataTTTCAAACAAAGCTGTGTTCTAGGGATGCTAGTCCCTCATGGCTGTTGTCCAACAGTCTGTGATTAATGATCTTAGGACAGGGAGAGTGACTGTGGAAAAGGGACTACAAAGCGCATGAACACCTCTACACTACAAATAGTTCCAAAGACTTTGTAGTCAGTCTTCTGCTCTATACCTGGTTACAGTGAGGGTTTTGTCATCAAGTCAAAAAAGGCAGGTAATTTATGTTACTGaaccccaattttttttttatctacaGTTTAATCACCAGTTTGGCATTTCCTGCACTCCAGTTGGTCTGTGGACTGGGCCGAACATCCTGGGAAGGTTTTCCTCTATGACCCACATCACGACAAGCCCAGCCACAaaaggctttgtgtgtgcatataaaaataaaatacatataaagtGCCTTGGCTGTAAGGCATATTGATCTGATCTGGGGCAGTTTCAAAATATACACAGAAAGACACCAAAAGGGGAGGAAGAACAACTTGGAACAGAATATGTAGGGAAACTAATGAAAGGGAAAgtgtaaatatatgtatataaagcTTTGCAACTTTTCTTTCTACTTTAGACCTCATATTCCAAGAGAAGTCAATTGGAAGGTTAAGTAGCTGCATAGACCCAGGGGAAGGCAACATGATTCATTAACCTACCATTTACAACATCTTCAGCCTAGGTGGTTAAAAGGTACATAAAGATTTGCTTCTTTACAACATGAAAATATGCTGAAGATCTACTTTCCTTTTATTCAGCTTTGAGGCATGGtgaaggatttatttatttatttttttaaacacagagacAATTACTATAGGTATATTAATAGTGGAGACCTGGTTGTTAGTGgtttactgttattttttgctttttattaggTTTCAAAGAACTGCAATCCATTCCTAGCTACAGGAACACATGCTTTCAGACTCAGTCTGAAAGACAACATAGAAGAAAATTTGATGACCAAAGATGTAGAACCAATTGAAAAAAGTATAGACAAAGATGGCATTTCTTCTGTTAAGGATTTAAGAGCTCTTCTGTGTATTATTTTGAATTGTTAAAAAGAAGTTAAGATAATGATAAAGTATACAGCTGAAATGAAGTATCACCACAGAAATCAGACCCCTCCcccaaatacttaaaaataacatatCTGAATCCTGATTATTTAGCTCAGCATAAACTCAGTACCTAACAAAAGATAAGCAACTCAAATATTCACTTACACTATTTAACACTTCTAAGCCTTATTCTAAACCATTGACCACAGTGATAAGACATGCCTGGCTTAAACTGTAGGAAGAATACTCAGGTGCTGGAGTAAGGAAAGTTTGGAGTGATAAATAGGTGTAATGTAAAAACAAAGTACTTTTTGATACAATTACTCAAGAGGACAGAGTGCCTCCTGCCATTAACTTAATGTTCTTCCTTGAGGAGGTAAGTGGAGAATTGCTGTGGTGAAACTAAAGTAAGCCAGTAGGAAAGTCtgattcaaaacaaaatgacagTAACCTAATAAAGCCAtgataaaataactttttagtATCTTAGATTTCCCAGGACAAGataatggcaaaaaaaatttagaaaatagcTACAGGTAGCCAAGTGGCACAGAACAAGACTGATTAGGGTAAGTGTACATGTTCAAAGCTAAAACTTAAGTGTTGATTTTGTATTTCACACCACAAGTCATATACTGtgtcagtttaaaaacaaacaacaacaaaaaaaccacaccaaaaaaagcaTACCACACTCCCCAATAACATCAAAACCCACGTTAACAAGCAAACCCTCTTCTTTACCTAGAACTTGTATATTCATTTTCTGTAAGTAACCTGCAGACAAATAACTTTGGGGATTCATACATATAATACCAGCATTTCTAGAAATCAAGTTACAGTAGCTTTTGACACTCTTAAATCAATGTCTACCTCCATTAAACTAATTTAATGTTACTTCAGTAACATTACCCctattttgtatttgtaattGGTAGCTGTGACATGCACAGCAGAAGTCAGCAAGTTACGACAGAAATACTTGATTAAGGCTGTAGTTTTCAAAATATCAATGAAAATTGGGTAACTGATTTTTGCTGAACTATTACCAGGCAGAAATCAGATGCCAAAGAACAGATAAGAAAATGGATCTGAATATGAAAAGAGGTCTAGTGAAAACAGTCATTATATGGCTTGACTTGTTAGATATGAGATGGAGAAGCattactttattatttcttagtttcatttaattttaaacacaatttGTCAAATGGGTAATTTTGGTGCTCTTccaagaaagaagagaaaacaggctTCTAAAATTAAACTAAACTCTTTGACAGGAGAATAATGTAGGACTTAGTCTGTTAAAACTACACCAGTTTTTTTGATTATTATTCTGTAAAAGCCACACTGCTATACTATCTCCAAGCTAACATGTTTTTGCATCAAGGATGAAAATGACACCTAGGAAGTTATTTGCTGCAACGCATTAAATACTGTCAGAAACCAGGGCTCTCTGCAGACACTCACAGCATTTTCCAGTaccccttctttctttccctccccaaatTTTCACTATTCCAAGTTAACAAACAATTTAATTGGTTAAAATGACCAAATAGAGCACTCTGGTGATAATATACCTTCTTGCTTTATCTTTCCCTTCTTATACTTACATACTGAGATGCTTTCTGATCTGAGGACTTGTCCTCCATTGCTCCTACAGCAGATGAGGTGCCTCTGTCGCCATCCTTCAGGTTATTCTCGTCAGCAGCTCTCGCTTCCACATCACCAGGGAGCTTGACATCTCCTACGCCAAGTGCCTCATTTTTGTACTTCTTCACAAATTGTTCCATCTGCTTAACTTCATTGGGGGACAGCTCATGGCATTTTGAAGGATCTTGATCGTGAGCAGGCAGCTGCTTAGCCAACTGCTTCTTCCTGTACTGTGCGCCTTCTGAGCCAGCAACAGGCTGCTTCTCTTTTGGTAGCATCTGCATGTACTGTCTAGCCTGAATAAAGAAGGAATCAGATAGCACTTCAACTACTGACCCATTCTCTTAAGCAAACACACAACTAAAATAATCTTTACTGTTGTTAGCGACAGTTGAATTTGTCAAAAACAAAGTTCTTTCCATAAACATTAAACTCCAGAAACACTGTAACGTAGATGCATTAATTCACTACTTCCCAGAGTTAGGCAAAGGTTTGCTTTTAAACCTTTTATAACATACAGAATGGAGTTATTAGTTCTCAGAGTAAGTAAAATTTACACAGCACCTTGTCTCTATCTATAACTACTGATCATCAGCATAGTCTTAGAAAAATAGAATCTGAAATAGTCTGCCTGGGGGATATAGACCATTGAAAAAATAACTCTTGCtaaataaaggtaaaaaaccTCCAACCCTCTAGTTTTAATAAAGCAATGAcaagcctaaaaaaaaaaaaaaatcaaagtagtAACTGAACATTAAGTAACAGTCAATTTAGATGCACAAGGTTTGATTAATTCACTGAAAAGGGGTAGGTCAGAGATAACGTAATTCTGGCACAATTCTGCAGTACAATAAATTAACAATCAGAGTTTGAAAAGTGAAGCAAAATCCTCAGAAGGCTATCTACCATCTCATCTACTTCAGCTGAAAATATACTGGAAGAGAGCTGCTCTTTTAGATGTCAACACTGACCTTATTCTTACCATATACAGTAAAAGCTATAAGCAAGACTGTGTTCCCCTTAACTTTAAACAATGACATAAATTGAtggggggttggttttggtgttgtttttttcttctttttttttcatttgtttgttctttgttttggtttgttttttcctttaagccCACACTACATGAAAATTTTtcaagtttattaaaaaaaaggcaggttaGAGAAATCAGGACTCCAGGGACTTACAGTTAAGAGTTATCTGCTATTAAAAACCATCTCATCTCCCCAGATTTTAAGAACTTCCACACACAAGCACCCATGAAGTAAGATGTCAGAGGCAAGACTCATTAAAAAGGCAccatattttcagttttgaagaggaagagaaggctccgAGTGCTAAAGTTATCCTTCCAGTAAGCTCTACTACTTTATTTCCTATCAACTCCTGCCttgaacatgaaaaaaaagcaagctggaCTTACAAGTGTCTGATTCTGAACAGGAGGAGCCCACTCATAAGTCACGGTATTGATGGATATGTTCTTCTTGGCCGGCACTGGATTGGTCAGTATCATTACATTGCGTTTATACACGGGATTGCCATCGTTCTTCAGCTTTGCAATAAGGGTCGTGTATTTTGTATCTTCAAAGAGTTTCCCCACTTTCCGATCTTCCTCATTGCTTGACAGGATATCATGTTCTTCCTGGCCACACTTGCAGTTGCggcatatttttctgaaattcatggaaacagcaacaaaattatCGTCTCAATCAAAATGACATCTCACACCAGCTGTGTGCGTAGCAACATCACCTAACCTCTTGTTTCCAGTGTTTTGATTAGGAAATATCGTTTCCTAAAAAATTAGGAAGTTTTTTACAAGTTATTCCATAACATGTTAAACACCTTCATTTCTCCTGTTGTATTATTTACATTGTTTACAGATATTGTTATCAGATAGATATCAGTCAACTACACTAATGCATTTTGAATATGATGCCATATCATTCCTTCAGTTACATCTCAACACTGGTCACACACATACATGTCCATTATCAGCCACCTACCGGATTTATTTTGACTTGATCCATCTACATGACTCCCTCAGCAATCACTTATTTGGGTTTTTAGTTTTTCAGTTGCTCTTTATACACTCAGAGTTACAACACCGTACTATTTTGTTCATATGCATTGCACTGTATGCATGATATTCGGTTATCACAGAGTTCCATCATGTGGAAACAAGTATTtcttagaaaggaaaaaaagtgcataCATTCATATATACAGTGTAACTGCAACAAGTTCTGTTCAAAGCATAGCATTTAAAGAGAAGACGAAAGAAAAGTGTAAGGCTTATATGGACAAAGCCTTTCGAACAGCTCTGAACCAAGTCAGAAGTACTCTGGCACATGCTGCAGAGAGAATTTTCACGGATAACAGCCTTAAAAGGTAGAAGCATATCTACTTACTTAGATATAAATGGTATTCTTTTATATACAAGACACTTCAACTGCTTTGGCTAATGGATATGAGAAAGCAATTTATTACCTTAAGCATAATTAAACAATTCACATATAATGAACAGAACCTTGGATTAGACAAGttagtttattatttattaatggTTTCCCCAGAACTTCAGTTCAAAGTAGTCAGTCACTGTATACAGAAACTAGTGAAGCTGGATGTCAACTAAAGGTTCTTATTATAGACTAAGAAAACAGATCAACCTTCTGGATCTCTGGCATTTGAAGAAGAATGAGCAATATTTTACCCCATTATCTATCCTTTACCCCATTAGTTATCCTTCAAACAGCATAAACTACTACCTATAAATTGCTTCTCAACCATGCATGCCAAAACCCATTGAACTCTAACCTTTCTACAGTCTTGAAAGCAAGTTAGGTGCCTTAAGATAAGGTATGTCACAGGTACAAGACAAGAACATGCCACTGACCACAGCAGGCCTCTGAGGGGataaggaaggaaggaggacCTGAGTTTAACTGGTCACATGAAGTGATGCACAGCCAGCCCCAAACATACGCCCTCCATATATACACCAGTTTATGATGTGGGGTACTATCAGTTCAGTGTGTAGTGGATGCTGCCCTGGTCATGTGGTTATACAGCAACCACAAATTATGGTAACAAgttataaaatcaaataaaaataatagctaACTTCAATAAAAATGAACCACTCCACTCTAATAACATGCAAACTAAGGTTGTTAAGCAGAAGGGACTTCACTTTGCAACAGAAATATCTAAAGAGATCAATAATTGGCTGTCCAACAGCTTCCAACTCATTTCCACAACAGGAAAGATGCACAATGTCAAAGCTGATACTTATCTGAATAGCTACTAAACACTAAGTACTTTGCAATCTCCCAGCTTAACAAAATGTTCAAACATGAACTAGCAGCGCCCATTAAGCATAAGAGCTGTACTGAGCATTTCAAGCAATCGAAACAAAGTTTTGCAAGATCTTCAGCATCAGTCGACATGAGCCCTTTACATAGCTAATACCTAGAGATTGTTtaataaactaataaaaaaattcatagTCACTTTGCTCATCTTTTAAGGCATGCATGTGATTATACCTTATTACCAACTCATCACATCTTCTCTGAGATCTAATACAAGGTGACAGAATCAGaccttgtttttcaaaaatttaatgAGTATTATATCATGATCATAATGCAGCTTTGTGCCTCACCACATACATGCAACTGGAATTGAAGAATTTAGTCCATCTGAACAACACCTTACCAgatattttgtttactttttcaaCTAAAATCTTTAAGCAATAGTAAGCCCGGGTTTTATTCTTACCTCTTGACAGAATGTGATCTAATAACACTGGTGAGCAAACCGATATTCTCAAGTAACCTGCACAGATTCATGCAAGTAAAGTATAATCTTGCTGTCCAGAACTGCTCTGCTTGCAGGACAAACCTCAATAAGAACAGTTCGTATTGTTTTATTGCCTGTGAAGTCACAACTGCAATGTGACAGGCTGTGCAGCTCTCCCCATCTGTAAAGCATCCAACTacagagaagcagcactgaCAGCCTGCAGAGACCAGATCACCCCTCATAAGCTGTGGGGGAATTCTTCCCAAGACTTTCACATGCGCTGGAAGACCGACAAGGGCACCTTACTTTTGCTCACATATGCTATGTGAGCAAGATATGCAATTTCATGACATTCTTTCAGAATGCAGAACAGCTTAGAGatcctgtttttattttcaactaTGTGAACGCCTAGACTCAATAATTGCTGTTATCATTCTCTGTCCTACCTTAAAGGTTTAATATGTTTCCCTAATTGCAGTATCCgtgagagattttatttttttggtttcctCATAAATAGGTGGTTGCAAAGAAGTGAAAGCACACAATTTGTCCTCAGATCCTTCCTGGGATCCACTGTGAAAACTGGCATAGAACTACTGTGCTTTGTACTTGCACTGAAAATAATGAGATACTAATCTTCCCTGCCCCCGCACCTACCGAAATGAAGAATCTGAGTGTGTACATTTCAGTATAAAGCCACCTCCTTCCTCTTTCATGGTTAAGTGAATGACTCTTTGCCTACATACAGTCTGGAAGAAGTTGGTACAGGGGCTATGTTACAAAATTACAAGTGTAGTGGCCTTGGCACTAGAACTTGTGGACAATTAGGGTTACATCAGAATCACGCTCATTGTCACTCACAGTCCCCTCTGCAGAAGGAATATGgccaattacttttttttagaaCAGACAGACTGGTCATTTCTTTGACTATGATATAGCTATCTCACTGAAGCGACCCCATGCCATTACCTCAAACTTATACTTCACAAGTCTGTCTG includes:
- the TES gene encoding testin isoform X1, producing MDLESKVKKMGLGHEEGFGAPCLKCKDKCEGFELHYWRKICRNCKCGQEEHDILSSNEEDRKVGKLFEDTKYTTLIAKLKNDGNPVYKRNVMILTNPVPAKKNISINTVTYEWAPPVQNQTLARQYMQMLPKEKQPVAGSEGAQYRKKQLAKQLPAHDQDPSKCHELSPNEVKQMEQFVKKYKNEALGVGDVKLPGDVEARAADENNLKDGDRGTSSAVGAMEDKSSDQKASQYSCYHCKLNMKEGDPAVYAERAGYDKLWHPACFVCCTCSELLVDMIYFWKNGNLYCGRHYCDSEKPRCAGCDELIFSNEYTQAEGQSWHLKHFCCFDCDCVLAGEIYVVVNDKPVCKSCYMKNHAEICQGCHNAIDPEVQRVTYNNFNWHATQECFLCSCCSKCLIDQKFIPVEGMVFCSVECKKKMMS
- the TES gene encoding testin isoform X2; this encodes MGLGHEEGFGAPCLKCKDKCEGFELHYWRKICRNCKCGQEEHDILSSNEEDRKVGKLFEDTKYTTLIAKLKNDGNPVYKRNVMILTNPVPAKKNISINTVTYEWAPPVQNQTLARQYMQMLPKEKQPVAGSEGAQYRKKQLAKQLPAHDQDPSKCHELSPNEVKQMEQFVKKYKNEALGVGDVKLPGDVEARAADENNLKDGDRGTSSAVGAMEDKSSDQKASQYSCYHCKLNMKEGDPAVYAERAGYDKLWHPACFVCCTCSELLVDMIYFWKNGNLYCGRHYCDSEKPRCAGCDELIFSNEYTQAEGQSWHLKHFCCFDCDCVLAGEIYVVVNDKPVCKSCYMKNHAEICQGCHNAIDPEVQRVTYNNFNWHATQECFLCSCCSKCLIDQKFIPVEGMVFCSVECKKKMMS